The genome window TTAACATACACAGGTGCCCAACCTGAGTTATCTAGAAAATACCGAACTGCTTTAATTCTAAGTTTAGAATCCAATTCGAACCAATGATTTGTATTTTTGGGAACACTGATAAAATCATTTTTTTCCACTTCAACGGTAAACTTCTGTCCATTGATCAAAAATCCGAAAATTCCAGATCCATCTACAATATATCTAACTTCATCATCAGTGTGATAGTGAAGTTTATCAAACTTAGCTAACATATCTTGAATTCCAGGAACATTTGGATTGAGAACAATTAGATCCCGG of Leptospira sp. GIMC2001 contains these proteins:
- a CDS encoding 1,2-dihydroxy-3-keto-5-methylthiopentene dioxygenase gives rise to the protein MATITLLSNKTKISNPSEVKDFLGKQGIEYRLWETSSDINNLLNQESLSDQEKEEVLLKLDNRFQELSKEFGYKARDLIVLNPNVPGIQDMLAKFDKLHYHTDDEVRYIVDGSGIFGFLINGQKFTVEVEKNDFISVPKNTNHWFELDSKLRIKAVRYFLDNSGWAPVYVNEKDLISSN